A portion of the Suricata suricatta isolate VVHF042 chromosome 11, meerkat_22Aug2017_6uvM2_HiC, whole genome shotgun sequence genome contains these proteins:
- the LOC115272532 gene encoding olfactory receptor 688-like translates to MDISQDTTNSSRFQVSKFILMGLPGIHEWQHWLSLPLALIYLLALGTNILIVITVHHEHNLHQPMFQFLSILAIVDIGLATTIMPKILAIFWFDAKAISLPECFTQIYAVHCFISMESGIFLCMAVDRYVAICHPLQYSSTVTEAFVVKATVFMMLRNILLTIPVPVLASQRHYCSKNEIDHCMCSNPGVTGLACDDITTNRFYQLALAWVLGGSDMILVFISYVLIFRSVLRLNSAEAIVKALSTCSSHLILIFFFYTTIVVVSIAHLAGKAVPIFPVLLNVLNIVIPPALNPMVYALRAQELRVGFWRVLGLDNVSQK, encoded by the coding sequence ATGGATATTTCCCAGGATACAACCAATAGCTCAAGATTTCAAGTGTCTAAGTTCATCCTGATGGGGCTCCCAGGCATTCATGAATGGCAgcactggctctctctgcccctggccttgATATACCTCTTAGCTCTTGGTACCAACATCCTCATTGTGATCACTGTTCACCATGAGCATAACCTGCACCAGCCCATGTTTCAATTCCTTAGTATCCTGGCTATAGTGGACATTGGCCTGGCTACCACCATCATGCCCAAGATTCTGGCCATCTTCTGGTTTGATGCCAAGGCCATTAGCCTCCCTGAGTGCTTTACTCAGATCTATGCTGTTCACTGTTTTATTAGCATGGAGTCAGGCATCTTCCTCTGCATGGCTGTGGATAGATATGTAGCCATCTGCCACCCACTTCAATACTCCTCCACAGTTACTGAAGCTTTTGTGGTAAAAGCCACTGTGTTCATGATGCTTAGGAATATACTATTGACCATCCCAGTGCCTGTACTGGCTTCCCAGAGACACTACTGCTCCAAGAATGAAATTGACCACTGCATGTGCTCCAACCCAGGGGTCACTGGCTTGGCTTGTGATGACATTACCACTAATAGGTTTTATCAGTTAGCTTTGGCATGGGTCCTTGGTGGAAGTGACATGattctagtttttatttcctATGTTCTAATCTTTCGCTCTGTGCTGAGGCTGAACTCTGCTGAGGCAATAGTCAAGGCTCTGAGCACCTGCAGTTCCCATCTCATCCTCATCTTCTTCTTCTACACAACCATTGTGGTCGTGTCAATAGCCCATCTGGCAGGAAAAGCAGTTCCCATCTTCCCTGTTCTTCTAAATGTGCTCAACATTGTCATCCCCCCAGCCCTCAACCCCATGGTATATGCTCTTAGGGCACAGGAGCTCAGAGTAGGCTTCTGGAGGGTGCTTGGATTAGATAATGTgtctcagaaatga